In Halobacterium noricense, the genomic stretch CGTGAGGTCGGCGAACTGGTAGCTGTCGTGGGTCTGGAAGTACGAGACCGCGTCCGCGTGCTCGACCATGTCGCGGTCGAAAGCGGCCGCGACGCCGTCCATCGTCACGTCGTCGTGGGTCGGGCCGACGCCGCCCGTGACGACGACCGCGTCGTAGCGGTCTGAAAGCGGCCCGACCTCCCTGGCGATGGCGTCGCGCTCGTCGGGCACTACCACGATGCGCTCGACGGTCGCGCCCCGTTCGGTGAGGCGCGCGCCCAGCCACGACGCGTTCGTGTTCTCAGTGTCGCCGACGAGGAGTTCGTCACCGACTGTGACCACCGCAACCTGCATGGCCACTCGTAGACAGTGGAGGGTGAAAAGTCACGTCCCCGCAAACTACTGCTCGTAGTCGAGACCGGACTGCTCGCGCTCGCGCTCCAGCCGGCGGATGCGCAGCCGGTAGTAGACGACGCCGCCGACCGCGACGACCGCCAGCACGCCGACGATGCCGCCGAAGACGTAGAGGTCGCGGTCGAGGTAGTACTCGGCGCTGACGGTGGCGCTGTCCAGGGACTCCCAGCGCAGGTGGACGCGGTTGTCCTCGATGGATTTCTCGTAGCCGCCCGGCGAGACGTCGCCGAAGATGGGGAACGACACGCGCATTCCCGGCGGCAACACGACCTCGTGCGAGCCCTCGAAGTCGAGGGGCGCGTTCACCGAGCGCGTGCCGGCCGTCCCGGTGTACGCGAACGTGCCGTTCGCCGCGGGCAGGTCGACCACCGTGCGCTGGTCGCGCGTGGAGACGTCGATGGCGTCCGCGCCGACGACGGTGCCGTTCTCGTAACGGAACTGTACCGCCGAAATCAACACCGGGTTCCGGCCGCCGAACCCGCTCGTGGAGGCGAGCCGCACCTGTTCGGTGCCGTTCACGTCGGCGACGGTCTTGTACTGTTCGCCGGTGACGTTGAGCGTGACGTCGGCGTCGCGGTCCCAGTCGTAGGTCGCGTTCTCCGCGAGTTGCTCGTCGCTGGGCGCGGGCGCGCCGCCGAGACCGGTACCGGCGCAGCCGGCGAGTGCGACGAGCGCGAGCAGCCCGAGCGCCACCCTGGCCCTGCTCATGGAACGACCGCGAGCAGCTCCGAGGGGAGGTACTCCCCGATGGCCGCGAGCAGGCCGGGCGGG encodes the following:
- a CDS encoding DUF5803 family protein, translating into MSRARVALGLLALVALAGCAGTGLGGAPAPSDEQLAENATYDWDRDADVTLNVTGEQYKTVADVNGTEQVRLASTSGFGGRNPVLISAVQFRYENGTVVGADAIDVSTRDQRTVVDLPAANGTFAYTGTAGTRSVNAPLDFEGSHEVVLPPGMRVSFPIFGDVSPGGYEKSIEDNRVHLRWESLDSATVSAEYYLDRDLYVFGGIVGVLAVVAVGGVVYYRLRIRRLEREREQSGLDYEQ